A section of the Gloeobacter violaceus PCC 7421 genome encodes:
- the dxs gene encoding 1-deoxy-D-xylulose-5-phosphate synthase, whose product MNLSDLSHPNQLRDLSVSQLGRLAQQIRDKHLQTVAATGGHLGPGLGVVELTLALYKTLDLDRDRVVWDVGHQAYPHKMLTGRYANFHTLRQKDGLAGYLKRAESPFDCWGAGHASTSISAALGMALARDFQGLNRKVVAIIGDGALTGGMALEALNHAGHLSKTNLMVILNDNEMSISENVGGLSLYLNRLRTDPALRQIRSNLETQLRNIPLVGPTFSPEFERFKDTVKYMTMTRSKAGVIFEELGFTYLGPIDGHNLGDLIETFEFAHSLPGPVFLHAITVKGKGYEVAEQNQIKYHAQSAFDLATGKAKPASKPTPPAYTSVFAQTLVKLAEQNEKIVGITAAMPTGTGLDKFKERFADRYFDVGIAEQHAVTMAAGLAADGMRPVAAIYSTFLQRAFDQIIHDVAIQDLPVFFCLDRAGVVGEDGPTHHGVFDLAYLRQIPGLVVMAPKDEAELQRMMVTGIQYTKGPIAVRYPRGSGSGAPLMAEGWDPVPIGKAEVLRSGDDLLIVAIGTMVHPSLQAAALLSEHGIDATVVNARFAKPLDTELLLPLARRIGRVVTVEEGCRMGGFGSAVLEALMDGGIAVPTLRIGIDDKFVTHAGRSQLLDLLGLTPSGIAKTIRESLSTEPVSAPRA is encoded by the coding sequence ATGAATCTGAGCGATCTTTCCCACCCGAACCAGCTGCGCGATCTTTCTGTCTCTCAACTCGGCCGACTGGCCCAGCAAATTCGCGACAAGCACCTGCAGACGGTGGCGGCGACGGGTGGTCACCTCGGCCCCGGCCTGGGGGTGGTCGAATTGACCCTGGCTCTCTACAAGACGCTCGATCTCGACCGCGACCGGGTGGTATGGGACGTGGGCCACCAGGCTTACCCCCATAAGATGCTCACCGGGCGCTACGCGAACTTTCATACCCTGCGCCAAAAAGACGGCCTCGCCGGCTACCTCAAGCGCGCCGAGAGCCCCTTCGACTGCTGGGGGGCGGGTCACGCCTCCACGAGCATCTCAGCAGCTTTGGGAATGGCCCTGGCGCGGGACTTCCAGGGGCTCAACCGCAAAGTCGTGGCGATCATCGGCGACGGGGCGCTCACCGGCGGCATGGCCCTCGAAGCTCTCAACCACGCCGGGCATCTGAGCAAGACCAACCTGATGGTTATCCTCAACGACAACGAAATGTCCATTTCCGAAAACGTCGGGGGGCTGTCGCTCTATCTCAACCGGCTGCGCACCGACCCGGCCCTGCGCCAGATCCGCAGCAACCTCGAGACGCAACTGCGCAACATTCCGCTGGTCGGTCCCACGTTCAGCCCCGAATTCGAGCGCTTCAAAGACACCGTCAAGTACATGACCATGACCCGCTCGAAGGCGGGGGTCATCTTCGAAGAACTGGGCTTTACCTACCTGGGTCCCATCGACGGCCACAACCTGGGCGATTTGATCGAAACCTTTGAATTTGCCCATTCGCTGCCGGGGCCGGTCTTCTTGCACGCGATCACCGTCAAGGGCAAGGGCTACGAGGTGGCCGAGCAAAACCAGATCAAGTACCACGCCCAGAGTGCTTTTGATCTGGCCACCGGCAAGGCCAAACCGGCCAGCAAACCGACCCCGCCCGCCTACACATCGGTTTTCGCCCAGACCCTGGTAAAACTTGCCGAGCAAAACGAAAAGATTGTGGGCATCACCGCCGCGATGCCCACCGGCACCGGTCTCGACAAATTCAAAGAGCGCTTTGCCGATCGTTACTTCGATGTGGGCATTGCCGAGCAGCACGCCGTGACGATGGCGGCCGGCCTGGCTGCCGACGGGATGCGTCCGGTGGCGGCCATCTACTCGACGTTCCTGCAGCGCGCCTTCGATCAGATCATCCACGACGTGGCGATTCAGGATCTGCCGGTCTTCTTCTGCCTCGACCGCGCCGGAGTGGTGGGCGAGGACGGCCCCACCCACCACGGCGTCTTCGACCTGGCCTACCTGCGCCAGATTCCTGGTCTGGTGGTGATGGCCCCCAAGGACGAGGCCGAATTGCAGCGGATGATGGTGACCGGCATTCAGTACACCAAGGGCCCGATCGCCGTGCGCTACCCACGCGGATCGGGCTCCGGCGCGCCGTTGATGGCCGAGGGCTGGGATCCGGTACCGATAGGTAAAGCCGAGGTGCTGCGCAGCGGCGACGACTTGCTCATCGTGGCTATCGGCACGATGGTTCACCCGTCGCTGCAGGCGGCGGCGCTGCTGAGCGAACACGGCATCGACGCGACGGTGGTCAACGCCCGCTTCGCCAAGCCCCTCGACACCGAATTGCTGTTGCCTTTGGCCCGCCGCATCGGCCGGGTGGTAACGGTCGAAGAAGGCTGCCGCATGGGCGGCTTCGGCTCGGCGGTGCTCGAAGCGCTCATGGACGGCGGGATTGCCGTGCCGACCCTCAGAATCGGCATCGACGACAAATTTGTCACCCACGCCGGCCGCTCGCAACTCCTCGACCTGCTGGGATTGACCCCGAGCGGCATTGCCAAAACGATCCGCGAAAGCCTGTCCACCGAACCGGTAAGCGCCC
- the mtnA gene encoding S-methyl-5-thioribose-1-phosphate isomerase yields the protein MTFSAVQSEIRPVQWNGHTCVLIDQTVLPGIYRTIEIRTSDQMATAIRTMIVRGAPAIGVAAAFGMVLGWQEAPQGDPITHLERVAATLRATRPTAVNLFWAIDRMLTVARRDPSFARLEREATAILEGDIATCRAIGEHGLLALPAAPERLRLLTHCNAGALATAGYGTALGVVRSAHRADRLERVYADETRPRLQGARLTAWELVHERIPVTVLADTMAAHVIGRGLVDAVVVGADRIAANGDTANKIGTCGVAIIARHYGVPFFVAAPWSTVDLNLSSGEQIPIEQRDSEEMRAIEGVALCPQGVEFYNPAFDVTPASLVTGIIVESGVYAPGELAAAGQVRLGR from the coding sequence ATGACTTTTAGCGCCGTCCAGTCCGAAATCCGGCCCGTGCAGTGGAATGGGCACACCTGCGTGCTCATCGATCAAACGGTCCTGCCAGGGATCTACCGCACCATCGAAATTCGCACCAGCGATCAGATGGCCACCGCCATCCGCACGATGATCGTGCGCGGGGCGCCCGCCATCGGGGTGGCCGCCGCCTTCGGCATGGTGCTGGGTTGGCAAGAAGCACCCCAGGGCGATCCGATCACCCACCTGGAGCGGGTGGCCGCCACCCTGCGCGCCACCCGGCCCACCGCCGTCAATTTGTTCTGGGCTATCGACCGGATGCTCACCGTCGCACGCCGGGATCCGAGCTTCGCGCGCCTGGAGCGCGAGGCGACGGCCATCCTCGAAGGGGACATCGCCACCTGCCGCGCCATCGGTGAGCACGGCCTTCTGGCCCTGCCCGCCGCCCCCGAGCGGTTGCGCCTGCTCACCCACTGCAACGCCGGAGCGCTCGCCACCGCCGGTTACGGCACCGCCCTCGGGGTGGTGCGCTCCGCCCACCGCGCCGACAGACTCGAGCGCGTCTATGCCGACGAGACCCGTCCGCGCCTGCAGGGGGCGCGCCTCACCGCCTGGGAACTGGTGCACGAGCGCATCCCGGTCACGGTCCTGGCCGACACGATGGCCGCCCACGTCATCGGCCGGGGGCTGGTGGACGCGGTGGTGGTGGGGGCCGACCGGATCGCCGCCAACGGCGACACCGCCAACAAGATCGGCACTTGCGGCGTGGCGATTATCGCCAGGCACTACGGTGTGCCCTTCTTTGTAGCCGCCCCCTGGTCGACGGTGGACTTGAATCTGTCGAGCGGAGAACAGATCCCGATCGAACAGCGCGACAGCGAAGAGATGCGCGCCATCGAAGGCGTGGCCCTCTGCCCGCAGGGCGTCGAATTTTATAATCCCGCCTTCGACGTCACCCCGGCCTCTCTCGTCACCGGGATCATCGTCGAGAGCGGCGTCTACGCACCCGGCGAACTCGCGGCGGCCGGACAGGTCCGACTTGGGCGCTAG
- a CDS encoding DUF4126 domain-containing protein, with product MPGATSLVRDASSVETGGLANPVQSTVELLGSVLMSALAIFVPVLAALVAAIVVFVLMGRRRRFTTAAWGY from the coding sequence GTGCCCGGAGCCACCAGCCTTGTGCGCGATGCCAGTTCGGTCGAAACCGGTGGGCTGGCCAATCCGGTGCAATCTACTGTTGAACTGTTGGGATCGGTACTGATGTCGGCTTTGGCGATCTTTGTGCCGGTGCTCGCCGCGCTGGTGGCGGCGATTGTGGTGTTCGTGCTGATGGGGCGGCGGCGGCGGTTCACCACTGCAGCCTGGGGTTATTAA
- a CDS encoding AbrB family transcriptional regulator, which translates to MAPLQGRDLLKLIKENQGKSAKQLAELAGYTTTTKSGQKRVKMLAFQSAILQANNISLIPRHEEGEGVRGGRKASYRIQVQQNGNLLIGTAYTRQMGLEPGTEFEIQIGRKHIKLVQLDSPDSPQTNED; encoded by the coding sequence ATGGCACCACTTCAAGGCAGAGATTTACTGAAGTTGATCAAAGAAAATCAAGGCAAAAGTGCCAAGCAGCTTGCCGAACTTGCCGGATACACGACCACCACCAAGTCGGGACAAAAGCGGGTCAAAATGCTCGCCTTTCAAAGTGCAATCTTGCAAGCAAACAATATCTCTCTCATCCCGCGCCACGAAGAGGGCGAAGGGGTACGCGGCGGACGCAAAGCAAGTTATCGCATCCAGGTTCAGCAAAACGGCAACTTGCTCATCGGTACTGCCTACACGCGGCAAATGGGATTGGAGCCCGGCACGGAGTTTGAAATTCAGATCGGCCGCAAACACATCAAACTTGTGCAACTCGACAGCCCCGACAGCCCCCAGACCAACGAGGATTGA